The following are encoded in a window of Candidatus Microthrix parvicella Bio17-1 genomic DNA:
- a CDS encoding DUF6131 family protein, which yields MIILGVILIIIGALADIGILYTIGGILAVVGLIFWILGATGNAIGGRNHWF from the coding sequence ATGATCATTCTTGGTGTCATTCTCATCATCATCGGCGCACTGGCTGACATTGGAATTCTGTACACCATCGGCGGTATTTTGGCGGTGGTTGGTTTGATCTTCTGGATCCTCGGCGCCACCGGCAACGCGATCGGTGGGAGAAATCACTGGTTCT
- a CDS encoding CsbD family protein, giving the protein MADHDDSAVEKGAKGAFEGVKGKAKEAVGSVVGNDELKREGEAQQDKADAQRDAAEKQTEARKADAQAEAAEARQKSNQD; this is encoded by the coding sequence ATGGCTGACCACGATGATTCCGCAGTTGAAAAGGGCGCGAAGGGCGCCTTCGAAGGAGTGAAGGGCAAGGCGAAGGAGGCGGTCGGTTCGGTCGTCGGCAACGATGAACTGAAGCGTGAGGGCGAGGCTCAGCAAGACAAGGCCGACGCTCAGCGTGACGCTGCCGAGAAGCAGACCGAGGCCCGAAAGGCCGACGCACAGGCCGAAGCAGCCGAAGCACGGCAAAAGTCCAACCAGGACTGA
- the tsaB gene encoding tRNA (adenosine(37)-N6)-threonylcarbamoyltransferase complex dimerization subunit type 1 TsaB — MLILGIETATDRVGAALVDHVGVLAETHLLGGRRHAEALGPTIEFLMAQADRRPQDLAAIAVDVGPGLFTGLRVGLAHGKAMAHALAIPMLGVPSLDLVAFPLRYGDKRVVSVIDARRGEVYWATYWPVPGGVQREGEHRIGAPEQLVSELTADPADTLLVGDGAHRYDNVFGGIDHVELADPALSRPSASSLVQLAHPQAMREEFVDQYEIEPLYLRRPDAEINWVTRNDQG; from the coding sequence ATGCTGATCCTGGGCATCGAGACTGCGACCGATCGAGTGGGTGCTGCTCTGGTGGACCACGTCGGAGTCCTGGCGGAAACCCACCTGTTGGGAGGGCGCCGCCATGCTGAAGCGCTTGGTCCGACCATCGAATTTCTTATGGCGCAGGCCGATCGGCGACCCCAGGACCTTGCGGCGATTGCTGTCGATGTGGGTCCGGGGCTGTTCACCGGACTTCGGGTGGGGCTTGCGCACGGAAAGGCCATGGCCCATGCGTTGGCCATACCGATGCTGGGGGTTCCCAGCCTCGACCTGGTGGCGTTCCCGCTTCGCTACGGAGACAAGCGCGTCGTGTCGGTCATCGACGCCCGTCGCGGCGAGGTCTACTGGGCGACCTACTGGCCGGTGCCGGGCGGCGTGCAGCGTGAAGGAGAGCATCGGATTGGTGCCCCGGAGCAACTCGTGTCCGAGCTCACCGCCGATCCAGCCGACACACTGCTGGTGGGCGACGGCGCGCACCGCTACGACAACGTTTTCGGTGGCATCGATCACGTGGAATTGGCCGATCCTGCCCTGTCTCGGCCTTCGGCCTCATCGTTGGTGCAGTTGGCGCACCCCCAGGCGATGCGAGAGGAGTTTGTGGATCAATACGAAATCGAGCCCCTCTACCTTCGCAGGCCGGACGCCGAGATCAACTGGGTCACGCGCAACGACCAGGGGTAG
- the tsaE gene encoding tRNA (adenosine(37)-N6)-threonylcarbamoyltransferase complex ATPase subunit type 1 TsaE: protein MAARHSAAEDERLTRSRHRLSTRSAGGTQAVAAALAGWVEAGDVVVLTGDLGAGKTTFTQGLVRALGVSEPVTSPTFTIASHYHGVRLGSDQTQALVVNHLDVYRLGSLDEAEALGLDEMLDGDALTLIEWGEMIEPLLPCTRLIVKLELVPFDEPPVAPSADVQHVPDEVSANRRVVEVATEGHGAARRERLADALIEAVGHIDVERDRDDRC from the coding sequence GTGGCAGCACGACACTCCGCAGCGGAGGACGAACGGTTGACCCGATCTCGCCACCGTCTGTCCACCAGGTCGGCCGGAGGAACGCAGGCGGTGGCGGCGGCGCTGGCCGGCTGGGTTGAGGCGGGCGACGTGGTGGTGCTCACCGGCGACCTCGGTGCCGGCAAAACCACGTTTACTCAAGGTTTGGTTCGGGCGCTGGGGGTGTCGGAGCCGGTGACCAGTCCCACGTTCACCATCGCATCTCATTATCACGGGGTGCGGTTGGGATCAGACCAAACTCAGGCTCTGGTGGTAAATCACCTGGATGTCTACCGCCTGGGATCGTTGGATGAGGCCGAGGCGCTTGGTCTGGACGAGATGCTCGATGGCGATGCGCTCACCTTGATCGAATGGGGCGAGATGATCGAACCGTTGCTGCCGTGCACGCGGCTGATCGTAAAGCTGGAGTTGGTGCCGTTCGATGAGCCCCCGGTCGCGCCGTCTGCCGACGTGCAGCACGTGCCTGATGAGGTTTCCGCCAACCGAAGGGTCGTCGAGGTGGCAACCGAGGGACATGGTGCGGCGCGCCGAGAGCGCCTGGCTGACGCACTGATCGAGGCGGTCGGCCACATTGACGTCGAGCGGGATCGTGACGACCGATGCTGA
- the alr gene encoding alanine racemase — protein MTRQSRLEVDLAAIAQNATVLAGLAGRAGLCAVVKANGYGHGAVPVARAAVAGGAVMLGVATVEEGIELRTAGISAPILVLGPQPADSIRDAVAYRLELMVTSPSEMEAVAAAHCGAASATRVHLMVDTGMRRVGVEPEDLVDLHARALTLDGVDPVAVATHFACADAPDDPTTDRQLVRFRAALAALDAVSAGPHLIHAANSAGAITRPDARFDLVRCGISLYGLEPSPQLEHHDAVRRLRPALRMVSAVSFVKRVPADQGVNYGHRFVTGRPSTLATVPVGYGDGVPRNLGLAGGEALVGGFRRPIVGVVTMDQLVLDCTDGPAVEVGDEVVFLGSQPRRGEVGRAESHGGDAAVGPGEWARILDTINYEIVTRLGARLPRHHLGTFEDAALA, from the coding sequence ATGACGCGTCAGAGCCGCCTCGAGGTTGACCTGGCAGCGATCGCTCAAAATGCGACCGTGTTGGCCGGGTTGGCGGGTCGAGCAGGGTTGTGCGCCGTCGTGAAGGCAAATGGGTACGGCCATGGAGCGGTGCCGGTCGCGCGGGCTGCCGTGGCCGGGGGTGCGGTCATGCTGGGCGTCGCCACCGTCGAGGAGGGCATCGAACTGCGTACCGCCGGCATCTCGGCTCCCATCCTGGTGCTTGGTCCGCAGCCCGCAGATTCGATCCGGGATGCCGTTGCGTACCGGTTGGAGCTGATGGTCACGTCACCGAGCGAGATGGAGGCTGTAGCCGCCGCTCACTGCGGTGCAGCATCGGCCACCAGAGTGCACTTGATGGTGGACACCGGCATGCGCCGTGTTGGGGTCGAGCCTGAAGACCTGGTGGATCTCCACGCGCGGGCGTTGACGCTCGACGGGGTGGACCCCGTTGCCGTCGCCACCCACTTTGCCTGCGCCGACGCGCCTGATGATCCGACCACGGATCGCCAGTTGGTCCGATTCCGCGCTGCGTTGGCTGCCTTGGACGCCGTCTCGGCCGGGCCGCACCTGATTCACGCGGCCAACTCGGCGGGCGCCATCACGCGCCCCGATGCCCGCTTCGATCTGGTCCGCTGCGGGATCTCGCTGTATGGGTTGGAACCATCCCCGCAATTGGAGCACCACGATGCGGTCCGACGGCTGCGCCCAGCCTTGCGGATGGTCAGCGCCGTCAGCTTTGTGAAACGGGTCCCGGCCGATCAGGGGGTGAACTACGGACACCGGTTCGTGACCGGACGTCCCAGCACCCTGGCCACAGTGCCGGTCGGCTACGGCGACGGTGTGCCACGCAATCTGGGGCTCGCCGGTGGTGAGGCGCTGGTCGGTGGCTTTCGTCGCCCCATCGTGGGTGTGGTCACCATGGATCAGTTGGTGCTGGACTGCACCGACGGCCCAGCGGTCGAGGTCGGTGACGAGGTGGTGTTCCTTGGCTCCCAGCCGCGCAGGGGCGAGGTCGGCCGGGCCGAGAGCCATGGCGGTGACGCAGCGGTTGGGCCAGGGGAGTGGGCACGCATTCTCGACACGATCAACTATGAGATCGTCACCCGGCTGGGAGCCCGGCTTCCCCGCCATCACCTCGGAACCTTCGAAGACGCAGCACTAGCCTGA
- a CDS encoding NAD(P)H-hydrate epimerase, which yields MEPVLTPDEMAAVDAAASERMGDLVQRAGGAVARSALGLLGGGYGRRAHVVAGPGNNGADGRVAAELLRRRGVRVSIGDHADSIPADAALDLVIDAAFGTGLSRPYAPPDLPGDVPVLAVDIPSGLDGRTGGFCGAPWRATATITFAALKSGLLLGHGPEFCGRVEVADIGLSVEAEVGTGDHLTRALITNGDVGRCWPRRAADAHKWMSAVWIIGGAPGMTGAAALTAEAAGRAGAGYVLVSAPPTVGSRSSTDDGRDVAGGHLPGAPLPVETVVRSLAATGGVDGWPHTVADEQRVGALVIGNGLGCGTHVLDGVVRLLALSDAAVVLDADALGAGGARLLDACAHRRATTVLTPHDGEYEALMGEAPGDDRLAAAARLAERSGAIALLKGPTTVVAAPDGRVRLSSAGDQRLATAGTGDVLAGVIGAALALGEGDALTTVAVAAHVHGTAAMGGPATGFRAGDLPKLVGAALDDLVR from the coding sequence GTGGAACCGGTACTCACCCCCGACGAGATGGCCGCCGTCGACGCGGCGGCGTCTGAGCGGATGGGCGATCTGGTGCAGCGGGCCGGGGGCGCTGTGGCCCGCTCGGCGCTGGGATTGCTTGGCGGTGGGTACGGGCGGCGGGCGCACGTGGTCGCAGGGCCGGGCAACAACGGCGCTGACGGGCGGGTGGCCGCCGAGCTGCTGCGTCGCCGCGGGGTAAGGGTCAGCATCGGTGACCACGCCGATTCGATCCCAGCCGATGCGGCACTTGATCTGGTGATCGATGCAGCATTCGGCACCGGCCTCAGTCGGCCCTACGCGCCCCCGGACCTGCCGGGCGATGTTCCGGTGCTGGCAGTGGACATCCCGTCCGGCCTCGATGGCCGAACCGGCGGTTTTTGCGGCGCACCGTGGCGCGCAACGGCGACCATCACCTTCGCTGCGCTGAAGAGCGGCCTGTTGTTGGGCCACGGGCCGGAGTTCTGCGGCCGGGTCGAGGTGGCGGACATCGGCCTGAGCGTCGAGGCTGAGGTTGGCACGGGTGATCACCTGACACGGGCGTTGATCACCAACGGGGACGTGGGCCGATGCTGGCCCCGCCGGGCGGCTGACGCCCACAAGTGGATGAGCGCGGTGTGGATCATCGGCGGCGCTCCGGGAATGACGGGGGCTGCTGCGCTGACGGCGGAAGCGGCGGGTCGGGCGGGGGCGGGGTACGTGTTGGTCAGCGCCCCACCGACTGTGGGGTCGCGTTCCAGCACCGACGATGGTCGGGATGTGGCGGGCGGTCACCTGCCCGGCGCACCGCTTCCTGTGGAGACGGTGGTGCGTTCGTTGGCGGCCACCGGTGGTGTTGATGGCTGGCCGCACACGGTCGCCGACGAGCAGCGGGTGGGGGCGTTGGTGATCGGCAACGGTCTGGGCTGCGGGACGCACGTACTCGACGGAGTTGTTCGGTTGCTGGCGCTGAGCGACGCTGCGGTGGTGTTGGACGCTGATGCATTGGGCGCGGGTGGAGCCCGGCTGCTCGATGCATGCGCACATCGACGTGCCACCACCGTGCTCACCCCACACGACGGTGAATATGAGGCACTGATGGGCGAGGCGCCCGGGGACGACAGGTTGGCAGCGGCGGCCAGGCTGGCCGAACGGTCCGGGGCGATCGCGTTGCTGAAGGGTCCCACCACCGTGGTCGCCGCACCGGATGGTCGGGTGCGCCTGAGTAGTGCCGGCGACCAGCGCCTGGCCACCGCCGGCACCGGTGACGTACTGGCCGGGGTCATCGGAGCGGCGTTGGCGCTGGGGGAGGGCGACGCGTTGACCACGGTGGCCGTGGCCGCGCACGTCCATGGCACGGCGGCGATGGGCGGTCCGGCGACCGGGTTTCGAGCGGGCGACCTGCCCAAGCTCGTGGGTGCGGCCCTGGACGACCTGGTCCGATGA
- a CDS encoding holo-ACP synthase yields MSPIHWLASNGPMPERPNFADVADPTEAQAGLHLAADVRFSGGLPDGEGPSAARPSNAVAVGIDSVDVPRLDAVLKRTPAMRERCFTSTELVDAATGGDEIGHLGICFAAKEAVAKALGCGIGPVGFHDVELVRGPTGAPELRVGGAAAPLADAAGIGGWLVSATHTATVAQTIVIAVSAAG; encoded by the coding sequence ATGAGCCCGATCCACTGGTTGGCCTCCAACGGTCCGATGCCGGAGCGCCCCAACTTCGCGGACGTCGCAGACCCAACCGAGGCTCAAGCGGGGCTTCACCTGGCCGCCGATGTGCGGTTCAGCGGAGGGCTGCCGGACGGGGAAGGGCCATCGGCAGCCAGGCCGTCCAACGCGGTGGCGGTGGGGATCGACTCGGTGGATGTGCCCCGGTTGGACGCCGTGCTCAAGCGGACCCCCGCGATGCGAGAGCGGTGTTTCACCTCGACCGAGTTGGTCGATGCTGCAACCGGCGGGGATGAGATCGGGCACCTGGGCATTTGCTTTGCGGCAAAGGAGGCGGTGGCCAAAGCGTTGGGATGTGGCATCGGCCCGGTGGGATTCCATGATGTAGAGCTGGTGCGGGGCCCAACGGGAGCTCCGGAGCTCCGGGTCGGCGGAGCTGCGGCTCCACTGGCCGATGCAGCGGGCATCGGCGGATGGTTGGTCTCGGCCACCCACACTGCCACGGTGGCCCAAACCATCGTGATCGCCGTGAGCGCCGCCGGCTGA
- a CDS encoding SIS domain-containing protein produces the protein MCGIIALLRRPAAVHRLDLAPLVAQLDHAADRLAGDGPTPSWEALGAAAAAATEVDRSLRGLNGAASLLADPRRVTELRLTCERLNALADRIEAAEAAGDVPADQVEAINAGLIALRDPSWAIARDRLRAAVGIVDLMGADPSPGAMAAGLSVHQALSALDRLEVRGRDSAGIQLLVTGHGLDLDSPQISALLEARRMPLFGSGAVRTPEGALSFVYKAAAEIGELGDNTASIRAEIQNDELLSLALESPDAWTMVLGHTRWASVGIISEANAHPQSSEEAAVVAELRAGATPVGTTPFTTAVLNGDVDNHADLAAAEALELPVEVTTDAKVIPVLWSRRLAEGLAGEVAFRNAVAPMEGSVAIAGHSAAHPDELMLALRGSGQALYIGLADDAFVIASEPYGVVEETSRYVRMDGETPSDPANANATRGQIVRLDAAAAGQVEGINRWSYDGTELPLSETDVVTAEVTTRDIDRGDHPHFLLKELGDAPSSFAKTLRGKLLERADGGHEVRLPTATLPQDVRSSLRDGTIDRVLVIGQGTAAVAGQSLAFQLANLLGDTDVDVEALPATELSGFQLRSDMSDTLIVAISQSGTTTDTNRTVDLARGRGARVVAIVNRRNSDLVDKSDGVLYTADGRDVEMSVASTKAFYSQIAAGLLLAYGIASEISGARTADDPAEQQVLAALAQMPVVLEATLGVRPQCAEAAQRFAVSRRYWALVGNGPNIISARELRIKLSELCYKSMACDATEDKKHIDLSSEPLILICAAGLVGSTAADVGKEVAIFRAHEAAPIVIATEGASEFPAAMHLISVPETHPRLAFILSAMAGHLFGYEAALAIDAQAGILREARVVVEGALAEGADAGELLTRLNDELAQSAATWFSALRAGELNGHLEASTAHRVATAFRFALGTSPLDAYQVEQGRIGTPAVVVDDLTAALNDAIDELTRPIDAIKHQAKTVTVGISRSDESVLEIPLVKELFAAGANRDRISYRTLRTLADLSPAVLDVRGFVRYDVTDGDSDAPTATVLDKGGVAAALTSRLERDPRLRGTKHLVAREQELLVTRGRTDGRTVIIIPQLKDGITTGLVLLHVELADRLAFSTARSVLQGYRRRYQGLSDAVTETEEHFRDDLLGEQRVIDLLALPVLELAERWRSAPASG, from the coding sequence ATGTGTGGAATCATCGCCCTGTTGCGTCGACCCGCGGCGGTGCATCGCCTCGATCTTGCTCCGCTGGTCGCACAGTTGGACCACGCCGCCGATCGTCTCGCAGGCGACGGCCCCACCCCAAGCTGGGAGGCGCTGGGCGCCGCTGCTGCGGCCGCCACCGAGGTTGACCGATCGCTCCGGGGTCTCAACGGGGCTGCGTCGCTGTTGGCCGACCCCCGGCGTGTCACCGAGTTGCGCCTGACCTGCGAACGCCTGAATGCCCTGGCCGATCGCATCGAGGCGGCCGAGGCGGCCGGGGACGTGCCCGCCGATCAGGTTGAGGCGATCAACGCCGGGCTGATCGCCCTGCGGGACCCGTCGTGGGCCATCGCCCGGGATCGTCTTCGGGCAGCCGTCGGCATCGTCGACCTGATGGGCGCGGATCCGTCGCCCGGTGCGATGGCGGCCGGCCTGTCGGTGCACCAGGCACTCTCGGCGCTCGACCGGCTGGAGGTTCGCGGTCGCGATTCGGCAGGTATTCAGTTGTTGGTCACGGGCCACGGCCTCGACCTCGACTCGCCCCAGATTTCGGCGCTTCTGGAGGCCCGGCGGATGCCGCTCTTCGGCTCCGGCGCGGTGCGCACCCCGGAAGGTGCGTTGAGCTTCGTGTACAAGGCTGCTGCTGAGATTGGGGAACTGGGCGACAACACCGCGTCGATTCGCGCGGAAATACAAAACGATGAGCTGCTGAGTCTTGCGCTGGAGTCGCCTGACGCTTGGACGATGGTGCTCGGTCACACCCGTTGGGCCTCCGTCGGCATCATTTCGGAGGCCAACGCCCACCCGCAGTCCAGCGAGGAGGCTGCTGTTGTGGCCGAGCTTCGCGCCGGGGCGACGCCGGTCGGGACCACCCCGTTCACCACGGCGGTGCTCAACGGCGATGTGGACAATCACGCGGACCTGGCGGCTGCGGAAGCCCTCGAGCTTCCTGTCGAAGTCACCACCGATGCCAAGGTCATTCCCGTGCTCTGGAGCCGGCGTCTGGCCGAGGGGCTCGCCGGTGAGGTTGCATTCCGCAATGCGGTGGCGCCCATGGAGGGTTCCGTGGCGATCGCCGGCCACAGCGCGGCGCATCCCGACGAACTGATGCTGGCGCTGCGTGGATCCGGTCAGGCCCTGTACATCGGCCTGGCCGACGACGCGTTCGTCATCGCCTCGGAGCCCTACGGCGTGGTGGAAGAGACCTCCCGTTACGTGCGCATGGACGGTGAGACCCCGAGTGATCCCGCCAATGCGAATGCCACCAGGGGCCAGATCGTCCGGTTGGACGCCGCCGCCGCCGGCCAGGTTGAGGGGATCAACCGTTGGAGTTACGACGGTACCGAGTTGCCGCTGAGTGAGACCGACGTGGTGACCGCCGAGGTCACCACTCGTGACATCGACCGGGGTGATCATCCCCACTTCCTGCTGAAGGAACTGGGCGACGCCCCGTCATCGTTCGCCAAGACCCTTCGCGGCAAACTGTTGGAGCGCGCGGACGGCGGTCACGAGGTGCGGCTTCCCACCGCCACCCTGCCCCAAGACGTCCGCAGCTCGCTCCGTGACGGCACGATCGACCGCGTGTTGGTGATCGGTCAGGGCACCGCCGCAGTGGCGGGTCAGAGCCTGGCCTTTCAGCTCGCCAACCTGCTTGGCGACACCGACGTCGATGTGGAAGCGCTGCCCGCCACCGAGCTTTCCGGGTTCCAACTGCGTTCGGACATGTCCGACACGCTGATCGTGGCGATCAGCCAGTCGGGCACCACCACCGATACCAACCGCACCGTCGACCTGGCCCGCGGCCGGGGCGCCAGGGTGGTGGCCATCGTCAACCGGCGCAACAGCGATCTGGTCGACAAGTCCGATGGTGTGCTGTACACCGCAGACGGCCGCGACGTCGAGATGTCGGTGGCCTCGACGAAGGCGTTCTACTCCCAGATCGCAGCCGGACTGCTGCTTGCGTACGGCATCGCCTCAGAGATTTCAGGCGCCCGCACCGCCGATGACCCCGCCGAACAGCAGGTGTTGGCTGCGCTGGCGCAGATGCCCGTCGTCTTGGAGGCCACCCTCGGGGTCCGTCCCCAATGCGCCGAGGCCGCCCAGCGCTTCGCCGTGTCTCGGCGCTATTGGGCGTTGGTGGGCAACGGGCCCAACATCATCTCGGCCCGCGAACTGCGCATCAAGTTGTCGGAGCTGTGTTACAAGTCGATGGCATGTGATGCCACCGAGGACAAGAAGCACATCGACCTATCGTCGGAGCCGCTGATCCTGATCTGCGCTGCCGGATTGGTGGGCTCCACCGCTGCCGATGTGGGCAAGGAAGTAGCCATCTTCCGGGCCCACGAGGCCGCCCCCATCGTCATCGCAACCGAGGGCGCCAGCGAGTTTCCCGCTGCGATGCACCTGATCTCGGTGCCAGAGACGCACCCTCGCCTCGCGTTCATCCTGTCGGCGATGGCCGGTCACCTGTTTGGGTATGAGGCGGCGCTGGCGATCGATGCACAGGCGGGCATTTTGCGGGAGGCACGGGTAGTGGTCGAGGGGGCGTTGGCCGAGGGCGCAGACGCCGGTGAGCTGTTAACCCGGCTGAACGACGAACTGGCCCAAAGCGCCGCCACCTGGTTCTCGGCGCTCCGGGCCGGTGAGCTGAACGGTCACCTCGAGGCCTCAACCGCTCATCGCGTTGCAACGGCATTTCGTTTTGCGCTGGGCACGTCGCCGCTGGACGCCTACCAGGTGGAGCAAGGCAGGATCGGCACCCCGGCGGTGGTGGTCGACGACCTGACGGCAGCGTTGAACGACGCCATCGACGAGCTGACCCGCCCGATCGACGCCATCAAGCATCAGGCCAAGACCGTCACCGTCGGCATCAGCCGCAGCGACGAGTCCGTGCTGGAGATCCCGCTGGTGAAGGAACTCTTCGCTGCCGGGGCCAACCGGGACCGCATCAGCTACCGCACCCTGCGAACGCTGGCCGACCTGTCGCCTGCGGTGCTCGATGTACGTGGTTTTGTGCGATACGACGTGACCGACGGCGACAGCGATGCCCCCACCGCCACCGTGCTGGACAAGGGCGGGGTCGCCGCTGCACTGACCTCCCGCCTGGAACGTGACCCCCGCTTGCGGGGCACCAAGCACCTGGTGGCCCGCGAACAGGAGTTGCTGGTGACTCGCGGTCGCACCGATGGGCGAACCGTCATCATCATTCCCCAACTGAAGGACGGCATCACCACCGGCCTGGTGCTGTTGCACGTCGAGCTGGCCGATCGGCTGGCATTCTCCACCGCTCGCAGCGTGTTGCAGGGCTATCGCCGTCGCTATCAGGGGCTGAGCGACGCGGTCACCGAGACCGAGGAGCACTTCCGAGACGACCTCCTGGGCGAGCAACGCGTGATCGACCTCCTGGCCTTGCCGGTGCTGGAGCTGGCCGAGCGTTGGCGCAGCGCCCCGGCGTCGGGCTAG
- the glmM gene encoding phosphoglucosamine mutase, with protein MSLRFGTDGVRGVANTELTPTYALALGSAVVDAFDADEVVIGVDTRQSGAMLAAAVSAGVASAGADAMELEVIPTPAVAREARVRGCPGVMVSASHNPFFDNGLKVFGPGGQKLSDAEQTRIETTIMTILTTGRGVRVFDTGETAEELPPPTGADVGRIQWEPQVSEDYVAELVRAGGGDGALDGMVAVLDAAHGAGSAVGPRALRRLGVELTVIGDLPNGININDGVGSTALGSLREAVLNTDGAVGFALDGDADRCLAVDEHGNNIDGDQIIAVCALELARTGKLDNSAVAVTVMSNLGFRQAMEAAGVGVVVTPVGDRFVVDAMAREGLVLGGEQSGHVIFADVATTGDGLLTAIRLLRVMANRRQTLHQLAADAMVRLPQQLRNVSLDVRPPDLLDRIGDAVDRAEARLGNEGRVLIRPSGTEPVVRVMVEAPTAELAAEVADELAAEVARAAAA; from the coding sequence GAGGTGGTCATCGGGGTCGACACCCGACAGTCGGGTGCCATGCTGGCGGCAGCCGTGTCGGCCGGGGTGGCGTCGGCGGGGGCCGATGCGATGGAACTCGAGGTGATTCCCACGCCTGCGGTAGCCCGTGAGGCGCGGGTGCGTGGCTGTCCCGGCGTCATGGTGTCGGCATCACACAACCCGTTCTTTGACAACGGTCTGAAGGTGTTTGGCCCCGGCGGGCAGAAACTCTCCGATGCCGAACAGACCCGTATCGAGACCACGATCATGACGATCCTCACCACCGGGCGTGGGGTGCGGGTCTTCGACACCGGCGAGACCGCCGAGGAACTCCCGCCGCCGACCGGTGCCGACGTGGGGCGAATTCAGTGGGAGCCACAGGTCTCCGAGGACTACGTGGCCGAGTTGGTGCGCGCCGGCGGTGGTGACGGTGCGCTCGACGGCATGGTGGCCGTGCTGGACGCTGCCCACGGCGCCGGATCGGCTGTTGGTCCGAGGGCCTTGCGCCGCCTTGGTGTCGAGCTGACCGTCATCGGCGACCTGCCCAACGGCATCAACATCAACGACGGTGTCGGTTCGACCGCTCTCGGTTCGTTGCGTGAAGCTGTGCTGAACACCGACGGCGCCGTTGGCTTCGCGCTGGACGGCGACGCCGACCGTTGCCTGGCCGTCGACGAACACGGCAACAACATCGACGGCGATCAGATCATCGCCGTCTGCGCCTTGGAGTTGGCACGCACCGGGAAGCTGGACAATTCCGCCGTGGCCGTCACGGTGATGTCAAACCTGGGTTTTCGTCAGGCGATGGAGGCCGCCGGCGTCGGCGTGGTGGTTACTCCGGTCGGTGACCGCTTCGTGGTTGACGCGATGGCCCGAGAGGGGCTGGTGCTGGGCGGCGAGCAGTCCGGCCACGTGATCTTTGCCGATGTTGCCACCACCGGCGACGGCCTGCTCACCGCAATTCGTTTGTTGCGGGTGATGGCGAACCGCAGGCAGACGCTGCACCAGTTGGCCGCCGACGCCATGGTGCGCCTGCCCCAGCAACTTCGCAACGTGTCGCTCGATGTGCGTCCGCCCGACCTGCTCGACCGCATCGGTGATGCGGTCGACCGCGCCGAAGCCCGGCTGGGCAACGAGGGCCGGGTGCTGATCCGCCCGTCCGGCACCGAGCCGGTGGTGCGGGTCATGGTGGAGGCGCCAACCGCCGAATTGGCCGCCGAAGTTGCCGACGAACTCGCAGCCGAGGTCGCTCGGGCGGCCGCCGCCTGA